In Nematostella vectensis chromosome 2, jaNemVect1.1, whole genome shotgun sequence, one genomic interval encodes:
- the LOC5514380 gene encoding homeobox protein unplugged: MRPHTPAMQNAAISFSIESIISRRDPPKGSHYTDLYTTPRHAITMSLEQRPREILFSSTASVQDNAPKAREDISVPRLIDPCEPRLLRSEDQENVHILNVPGDSQIPEPTDGDEVTSEDGDGEDALSSASRRRKRTAFTSKQLLQLEREFHNKKYVSLEERSVIATNLNLTEVQVKIWFQNRRAKWKRVRSLSHPAHGNAKKINVPKLVVPIPIHGNRFVAMNQANAL; encoded by the exons ATGCGCCCTCACACTCCTGCCATGCAAAACGCAGCGATTTCGTTCTCAATAGAATCCATAATCTCAAGACGGGACCCTCCAAAGGGTTCACACTATACAGACTTGTACACCACTCCTCGACATGCAATCACCATGAGCTTAGAACAACGTCCTCGGGAGATCTTGTTCTCTTCAACAGCCAGTGTTCAGGACAATGCGCCAAAAGCGCGCGAGGATATCTCTGTGCCAAGGTTAATAGATCCTTGTGAACCAAGACTGCTACGTTCAGAGGACCAAGAGAACGTTCATATCTTAAATGTACCTGGAGATTCGCAAATAC CTGAACCGACGGACGGTGATGAAGTTACCTCCGAGGATGGGGACGGTGAGGACGCATTGTCAAGCGCATCTCGTCGACGAAAAAGGACAGCATTTACAAGTAAACAACTATTGCAACTAGAAAGGGAGTTTCATAACAAGAAATATGTCTCACTGGAAGAAAGGTCTGTTATTGCGACGAACTTAAATCTAACTGAAGTCCAAGTTAAAATTTGGTTCCAAAACCGTCGAGCAAAATGGAAACGTGTACGATCACTCTCACACCCGGCACATGGAAATGCCAAGAAGATAAATGTACCCAAACTTGTGGTTCCTATTCCTATTCATGGCAACAGATTTGTGGCTATGAATCAAGCGAATGCTTTATAG
- the LOC5514346 gene encoding lactadherin: MTVYLLLTDCALGMASGAISDSAITASSYYQNMANVLLPSYGRLNHAKVWASASRNPGEYIQIDLGRLTTVTKVATQGHDHWDEWVMSYKIAYSSELSTWQVYRERGQGKVFPGNKDRSSVVYRVTQPIVTRGIRRIIAVTFRWRPALRVEVYECM; the protein is encoded by the exons ATGACTGTGTACTTGTTATTGACAGATTGCGCTCTTGGTATGGCATCGGGCGCTATAAGTGACTCAGCAATAACTGCATCAAGCTACTATCAAAACATGGCTAACGTACTACTACCTTCATATGGCCGCCTTAATCACGCAAAAGTCTGGGCGTCAGCATCTCGTAACCCCGGAGAGTACATCCAAATCGACTTGGGACGTTTGACAACAGTCACCAAGGTAGCCACTCAAGGTCACGATCATTGGGATGAGTGGGTGATGAGTTACAAGATCGCCTACAGCTCCGAGCTATCCACCTGGCAAGTGTACCGCGAGAGAGGGCAAGGAAAG GTGTTCCCCGGGAACAAAGACAGGAGCTCTGTTGTCTACAGAGTGACACAGCCCATCGTTACACGTGGTATTCGCCGGATTATCGCGGTAACTTTCAGATGGCGGCCTGCTTTGAGGGTGGAGGTCTACGAATGCATGTGA